A single region of the Silene latifolia isolate original U9 population chromosome 8, ASM4854445v1, whole genome shotgun sequence genome encodes:
- the LOC141597488 gene encoding uncharacterized protein LOC141597488, which produces MGSRPKVSWDKVIWNDWVIPKHQFMGWILAHGAFKTKTKLISYGVDIDASCWLCGQAPEDLDHLFFGCVYSFRVVQHLQQKTGLVLPVGNSLTWNEGVLLRPQQAATNIVADMKLRIHGKDRRKLTILELDWLKDVGLM; this is translated from the exons ATGGGGTCCCGTCCAAAGGTGAGCTGGGATAAGGTCATTTGGAATGATTGGGTAATCCCAAAACATCAATTCATGGGATGGATCCTTGCTCATGGAGCTTTCAAAACCAAAACAAAGCTGATCAGTTACGGGGTGGACATTGATGCCAGCTGCTGGTTATGTGGCCAGGCACCCGAAGACTTGGATCACCTGTTCTTTGGGTGTGTTTATAGTTTCAGGGTTGTCCAACACTTGCAACAGAAAACAGGTTTAGTTCTTCCAGTTGGCAACAGCCTGACATG GAATGAGGGTGTTCTTCTTCGACCACAGCAGGCTGCAACAAACATTGTGGCTGACATGAAGTTGAGAATTCATGGTAAAGATAGGCGAAAGCTTACTATCCTTGAACTAGATTGGCTTAAAGATGTCGGACTCATGTAA